One Augochlora pura isolate Apur16 chromosome 10, APUR_v2.2.1, whole genome shotgun sequence DNA window includes the following coding sequences:
- the Atp8a gene encoding ATPase phospholipid transporting 8A1 isoform X4: MQPAARGNPRVPSPGSLRPFTPPDLSSIPHMDGTPQHGSGVRSNSSSVSGRANESGAQEQTGPYIIGSPINLGSIDNVDNIGLRIDRLPSVRRSTREHIELQESAPPESTSEVGPIRAENGGSQGDDQRSSHQHDSSEERVVFVNAPHQPAKYKNNRITTAKYSILSFVPMFLFEQFRRYSNCFFLFIALMQQIPEVSPTGRYTTLVPLIFILSVSALKEIVEDIKRHRADDEINMREAEVLREGHWQWVQWRHIAVGDVVKVRNNNFFPADLILLSSSEPQGISFIETANLDGETNLKIRQAHPDTASLLDTAELMTFHANIQCEPPNRHLYEFNGVLRETNKQSVPMGPDQILLRGAMLRNTRWVFGVVVYTGHDTKLMQNNTTTAPLKRSTLDRMTNTQILMLFFMLLLLCLLSAIFNVVWTKAHGNELWYLEENINKNFGFNLLTFIILFNNLIPISLQVTLEVVRYVQATFINMDIEMYHAESDTPAMARTSNLNEELGLVNYVFTDKTGTLTKNVMEFKRCSIGGKVYDLPIPVNGDEGGSDINSELIRDIMEGRSIQDSSRTADKKVLNHSKVVDEFMIMLSVCHTVIPEKIDDTIIYHAASPDERALVDGARKFNYVFDNRTPAYVEVIALGERLRYEILNVIEFTSARKRMSVIVKTPDGKIKLFCKGADSVIYERLCPAPVENTDPEQISLDDFRDVTLEHLEMFATDGLRTLCFAVADIPDNFYQWWRETYHNAIISLGNREKMVENAANLIETKLRLLGATAIEDQLQDQVPETIQALLQADINVWVLTGDKQETAINIGYSCKLITHGMPLYIINEQSLDKTREVIIQRCLDFGIDLKCQNEVALVIDGSTLEFALSCDIKMDFLDLCSSCKVVICCRVSPMQKAEVVDLITSNKKAVTLAIGDGANDVAMIQKAHIGVGISGVEGLQAACASDYSIAQFRFLKRLLFVHGAWNYSRMCKLILYSFYKNICLYVIELWFAIYSGWSGQILFERWSIGLYNVVFTAAPPLAMGLFDKVCSAETHLAHPGLYATRNSGVASFNIKVFWVWIANALIHSSLLYWLSLLALKEGVIWSHGRNGGYIVLGNFVYTYVVVTVCAKAGLIMNSWTWVTHLATWGSILLWFLFIFIYSNFWPTLNVGAVMLGNDRMLFSSPVFWLGLVLIPLAVLLLDVTVKAVKNTVWKSVITAARENEIRKSDPGEIFNSHDYRSSPVHAIADLARYGFAFSQEEGGSVTQTDVIRAYDTNLPKPGGM; the protein is encoded by the exons TTGGTCCAATAAGGGCGGAAAATGGCGGATCGCAAGGTGACGATCAGCGATCTTCGCATCAACATGACTCCAGCGAAGAAAGGGTGGTTTTTGTTAATGCCCCGCATCAGCctgcgaaatataaaaataatcgcatTACCACCGCAAAGTACTCAATTCTTTCATTTGTACCTATGTTCCTCTTTGAACAATTTCGTCGGTATAGTAATTGCTTCTTCCTTTTCATCGCCCTAATGCAG CAAATACCAGAAGTGTCACCAACAGGGCGATATACAACTTTGgttccattaatttttattcttagtGTGTCCGCATTGAAAGAGATAGTTGAAGATATT AAGAGGCACAGAGCAgatgatgaaataaatatgcgTGAAGCAGAGGTATTGAGAGAAGGACATTGGCAGTGGGTTCAGTGGCGACATATAGCTGTTGGAGACGTGGTTAAG GTTcgcaataacaattttttccctGCTGATTTGATCTTATTATCGTCATCAGAACCACAGGGTATATCTTTCATAGAGACTGCCAATTTGGATGGAGAGACAAATTTAAAGATCCGACAAGCCCATCCCGACACTGCCAGTCTCTTGGATACTGCAGAATTAATGACTTTTCATGCAAATATTCAATGTGAACCACCAAACAGGCATCTATATGAATTTAATGGCGTATTACGTGAAACTAATAAACA AAGTGTCCCTATGGGGCCTGATCAAATATTACTCCGAGGTGCAATGTTAAGAAACACTCGTTGGGTGTTTGGTGTTGTAGTCTACACTGGTCATGATACTAAACTTATGCAGAATAATACTACAACTGCACCTTTGAAAAGATCCACTTTAGATCGGATGACCAATACGCAAATACTCATGCTATTCTTTATGCTTCTTTTACTGTGTCTCTTATctgcaatatttaatgttgTATGGACAAAGGCACATGGCAATGAATTATGGTATTTAGAAG aaaatataaataagaattttggGTTTAATCTTCTaacgtttattattttgtttaataatttaataccaATTTCATTACAAGTTACGTTAGAAGTTGTAAGATACGTTCAGgctacatttattaatatggaCATTGAGATGTATCATGCAGAATCAGACACACCTGCAATGGCTCGTACAAGTAATCTTAATGAAGAACTTGGTTTGGTTAATTATGTTTTTACTGATAAAACTGGTACACTAACAAAAAATGTAATGGAATTTAAAAGATGTTCAATCGGTGGCAAGGTATATGA TTTGCCGATTCCTGTGAATGGCGATGAAGGTGGGAGTGATATTAATAGCGAATTAATTAGAGATATTATGGAAGGAAGATCAATACAAGATTCTTCTCGAACTGCTGACAAAAAAGTTTTGAATCATTCAAAAGTTGTGGATGAATTCATGATCATGCTTTCAGTGTGTCATACCGTTATTCCAGAGAAGATAGatgatactattatttatcatGCTGCATCTCCtg ATGAAAGAGCCTTGGTAGATGGAGCacgtaaatttaattatgtgtTCGATAATAGGACACCGGCATATGTGGAAGTAATAGCTTTGGGTGAAAGACTacgatatgaaatattaaatgtgaTAGAGTTTACATCAGCTAGGAAAAGAATGTCGGTTATTGTAAAAACACCGGATGGAAAAATTAAACTCTTTTGTAAAGGAGCTGATTCTGTTATTTACGAGAGATTATGTCCAGCACCTGTAGAAAATACTGATCCGGAACAAATCAGTTTAGATGATTTTCGAGATGTAACATTGGAGCACTTGGAAATGTTTGCAACGGATGGCTTACGAACACTTTGTTTTGCTGTTGCTGATATccctgacaatttttatcaa TGGTGGCGTGAAACCTATCATAATGCAATAATCAGTTTAGGAAACCGTGAAAAAATGGTAGAAAATGCTGCTAATCTCATTGAGAcaaaattacgattattagGAGCTACAGCTATTGAGGATCAATTGCAAGATCAG GTGCCAGAAACAATACAAGCTCTTTTACAAGCTGATATTAATGTATGGGTATTAACTGGAGATAAACAGGAAACTGCTATCAATATTGGATattcttgtaaattaattactcaTGGAATGCCATTGTATATTATCAATGAACAGTCTCTAGAT aaaacaaGAGAGGTGATAATACAACGTTGTCTTGATTTTGGGATCGATTTAAAATGTCAAAATGAGGTGGCACTTGTCATAGATGGAAGTACTTTAGAATTCGCATTATCCTGTGATATTAAAATGGACTTTTTGGATTTATGTTCGTCTTGCAAAGTTGTTATTTGTTGTAGAGTTTCGCCAATGCAAAAAGCTGAG gttGTTGATTTAATTACAAGTAATAAAAAAGCCGTAACTCTTGCAATTGGAGACGGTGCAAATGATGTAGCTATGATCCAAAAGGCCCATATTGGCGTTG GAATTTCTGGCGTTGAAGGTCTTCAAGCAGCTTGTGCTTCTGACTATTCTATTGCACAGTTTCGTTTTCTGAAACGTTTATTGTTCGTTCACGGTGCATGGAACTATAGCAGAATGTGTAAACtgatattatattcattttacaagAATATTTGCCTGTACGTCATTGAGCTATGGTTCGCTATTTATTCCGGCTGGTCCGGACAGATCCTTTTTGAAAGGTGGTCCATTGGTCTTTACAATGTT GTATTTACGGCTGCGCCTCCATTAGCTATGGGACTTTTTGATAAAGTATGTTCTGCAGAAACTCATTTAGCTCATCCTGGATTATATGCTACTAGAAATTCTGGGGTAGCGTCATTTAACATTAAG gTATTTTGGGTATGGATTGCGAATGCTTTAATTCATTCATCTTTGCTTTATTGGTTGTCATTGCTGGCTTTGAAAGAAGGTGTGATATGGTCACATGGTAGGAATGGTGGTTACATCGTTCTGggaaattttgtatacacC TATGTTGTAGTGACAGTTTGTGCGAAAGCAGGATTAATCATGAACTCATGGACGTGGGTTACTCATTTAGCAACGTGGGGATCTATTTTACtttggtttttatttatttttatatacag taACTTTTGGCCTACATTAAATGTGGGAGCTGTAATGCTAGGCAATGATAGAATGTTGTTTTCCTCGCCTGTATTTTGGCTGGGTTTGGTACTTATACCGTTAGCAGTATTGCTACTGGATGTCACTGTTAAGGC TGTGAAAAATACAGTTTGGAAATCGGTGATTACGGCAGCTAGAGAAAACGAGATCAGGAAATCAGACCCTGGGGAAATATTCAACAGCCATGATTATAGAAGCTC GCCTGTGCATGCCATCGCCGACCTCGCGAGGT ACGGATTTGCATTTTCTCAAGAAGAAGGAGGATCGGTGACCCAGACGGATGTGATCAGAGCTTACGACACAAATCTTCCGAAACCCGGCGGCATGTAA
- the Atp8a gene encoding ATPase phospholipid transporting 8A1 isoform X3 has translation MQPAARGNPRVPSPGSLRPFTPPDLSSIPHMDGTPQHGSGVRSNSSSVSGRANESGAQEQTGPYIIGSPINLGSIDNVDNIGLRIDRLPSVRRSTREHIELQESAPPESTSEVGPIRAENGGSQGDDQRSSHQHDSSEERVVFVNAPHQPAKYKNNRITTAKYSILSFVPMFLFEQFRRYSNCFFLFIALMQQIPEVSPTGRYTTLVPLIFILSVSALKEIVEDIKRHRADDEINMREAEVLREGHWQWVQWRHIAVGDVVKVRNNNFFPADLILLSSSEPQGISFIETANLDGETNLKIRQAHPDTASLLDTAELMTFHANIQCEPPNRHLYEFNGVLRETNKQSVPMGPDQILLRGAMLRNTRWVFGVVVYTGHDTKLMQNNTTTAPLKRSTLDRMTNTQILMLFFMLLLLCLLSAIFNVVWTKAHGNELWYLEENINKNFGFNLLTFIILFNNLIPISLQVTLEVVRYVQATFINMDIEMYHAESDTPAMARTSNLNEELGLVNYVFTDKTGTLTKNVMEFKRCSIGGKVYDLPIPVNGDEGGSDINSELIRDIMEGRSIQDSSRTADKKVLNHSKVVDEFMIMLSVCHTVIPEKIDDTIIYHAASPDERALVDGARKFNYVFDNRTPAYVEVIALGERLRYEILNVIEFTSARKRMSVIVKTPDGKIKLFCKGADSVIYERLCPAPVENTDPEQISLDDFRDVTLEHLEMFATDGLRTLCFAVADIPDNFYQWWRETYHNAIISLGNREKMVENAANLIETKLRLLGATAIEDQLQDQVPETIQALLQADINVWVLTGDKQETAINIGYSCKLITHGMPLYIINEQSLDKTREVIIQRCLDFGIDLKCQNEVALVIDGSTLEFALSCDIKMDFLDLCSSCKVVICCRVSPMQKAEVVDLITSNKKAVTLAIGDGANDVAMIQKAHIGVGISGVEGLQAACASDYSIAQFRFLKRLLFVHGAWNYSRMCKLILYSFYKNICLYVIELWFAIYSGWSGQILFERWSIGLYNVVFTAAPPLAMGLFDKVCSAETHLAHPGLYATRNSGVASFNIKVFWVWIANALIHSSLLYWLSLLALKEGVIWSHGRNGGYIVLGNFVYTYVVVTVCAKAGLIMNSWTWVTHLATWGSILLWFLFIFIYSNFWPTLNVGAVMLGNDRMLFSSPVFWLGLVLIPLAVLLLDVTVKAVKNTVWKSVITAARENEIRKSDPGEIFNSHDYRSSRSKSYWKRRWLIWCWTSVWSPRRRNKIRFFPFVIAARDLWFTHHTVHVSSAPFRLP, from the exons TTGGTCCAATAAGGGCGGAAAATGGCGGATCGCAAGGTGACGATCAGCGATCTTCGCATCAACATGACTCCAGCGAAGAAAGGGTGGTTTTTGTTAATGCCCCGCATCAGCctgcgaaatataaaaataatcgcatTACCACCGCAAAGTACTCAATTCTTTCATTTGTACCTATGTTCCTCTTTGAACAATTTCGTCGGTATAGTAATTGCTTCTTCCTTTTCATCGCCCTAATGCAG CAAATACCAGAAGTGTCACCAACAGGGCGATATACAACTTTGgttccattaatttttattcttagtGTGTCCGCATTGAAAGAGATAGTTGAAGATATT AAGAGGCACAGAGCAgatgatgaaataaatatgcgTGAAGCAGAGGTATTGAGAGAAGGACATTGGCAGTGGGTTCAGTGGCGACATATAGCTGTTGGAGACGTGGTTAAG GTTcgcaataacaattttttccctGCTGATTTGATCTTATTATCGTCATCAGAACCACAGGGTATATCTTTCATAGAGACTGCCAATTTGGATGGAGAGACAAATTTAAAGATCCGACAAGCCCATCCCGACACTGCCAGTCTCTTGGATACTGCAGAATTAATGACTTTTCATGCAAATATTCAATGTGAACCACCAAACAGGCATCTATATGAATTTAATGGCGTATTACGTGAAACTAATAAACA AAGTGTCCCTATGGGGCCTGATCAAATATTACTCCGAGGTGCAATGTTAAGAAACACTCGTTGGGTGTTTGGTGTTGTAGTCTACACTGGTCATGATACTAAACTTATGCAGAATAATACTACAACTGCACCTTTGAAAAGATCCACTTTAGATCGGATGACCAATACGCAAATACTCATGCTATTCTTTATGCTTCTTTTACTGTGTCTCTTATctgcaatatttaatgttgTATGGACAAAGGCACATGGCAATGAATTATGGTATTTAGAAG aaaatataaataagaattttggGTTTAATCTTCTaacgtttattattttgtttaataatttaataccaATTTCATTACAAGTTACGTTAGAAGTTGTAAGATACGTTCAGgctacatttattaatatggaCATTGAGATGTATCATGCAGAATCAGACACACCTGCAATGGCTCGTACAAGTAATCTTAATGAAGAACTTGGTTTGGTTAATTATGTTTTTACTGATAAAACTGGTACACTAACAAAAAATGTAATGGAATTTAAAAGATGTTCAATCGGTGGCAAGGTATATGA TTTGCCGATTCCTGTGAATGGCGATGAAGGTGGGAGTGATATTAATAGCGAATTAATTAGAGATATTATGGAAGGAAGATCAATACAAGATTCTTCTCGAACTGCTGACAAAAAAGTTTTGAATCATTCAAAAGTTGTGGATGAATTCATGATCATGCTTTCAGTGTGTCATACCGTTATTCCAGAGAAGATAGatgatactattatttatcatGCTGCATCTCCtg ATGAAAGAGCCTTGGTAGATGGAGCacgtaaatttaattatgtgtTCGATAATAGGACACCGGCATATGTGGAAGTAATAGCTTTGGGTGAAAGACTacgatatgaaatattaaatgtgaTAGAGTTTACATCAGCTAGGAAAAGAATGTCGGTTATTGTAAAAACACCGGATGGAAAAATTAAACTCTTTTGTAAAGGAGCTGATTCTGTTATTTACGAGAGATTATGTCCAGCACCTGTAGAAAATACTGATCCGGAACAAATCAGTTTAGATGATTTTCGAGATGTAACATTGGAGCACTTGGAAATGTTTGCAACGGATGGCTTACGAACACTTTGTTTTGCTGTTGCTGATATccctgacaatttttatcaa TGGTGGCGTGAAACCTATCATAATGCAATAATCAGTTTAGGAAACCGTGAAAAAATGGTAGAAAATGCTGCTAATCTCATTGAGAcaaaattacgattattagGAGCTACAGCTATTGAGGATCAATTGCAAGATCAG GTGCCAGAAACAATACAAGCTCTTTTACAAGCTGATATTAATGTATGGGTATTAACTGGAGATAAACAGGAAACTGCTATCAATATTGGATattcttgtaaattaattactcaTGGAATGCCATTGTATATTATCAATGAACAGTCTCTAGAT aaaacaaGAGAGGTGATAATACAACGTTGTCTTGATTTTGGGATCGATTTAAAATGTCAAAATGAGGTGGCACTTGTCATAGATGGAAGTACTTTAGAATTCGCATTATCCTGTGATATTAAAATGGACTTTTTGGATTTATGTTCGTCTTGCAAAGTTGTTATTTGTTGTAGAGTTTCGCCAATGCAAAAAGCTGAG gttGTTGATTTAATTACAAGTAATAAAAAAGCCGTAACTCTTGCAATTGGAGACGGTGCAAATGATGTAGCTATGATCCAAAAGGCCCATATTGGCGTTG GAATTTCTGGCGTTGAAGGTCTTCAAGCAGCTTGTGCTTCTGACTATTCTATTGCACAGTTTCGTTTTCTGAAACGTTTATTGTTCGTTCACGGTGCATGGAACTATAGCAGAATGTGTAAACtgatattatattcattttacaagAATATTTGCCTGTACGTCATTGAGCTATGGTTCGCTATTTATTCCGGCTGGTCCGGACAGATCCTTTTTGAAAGGTGGTCCATTGGTCTTTACAATGTT GTATTTACGGCTGCGCCTCCATTAGCTATGGGACTTTTTGATAAAGTATGTTCTGCAGAAACTCATTTAGCTCATCCTGGATTATATGCTACTAGAAATTCTGGGGTAGCGTCATTTAACATTAAG gTATTTTGGGTATGGATTGCGAATGCTTTAATTCATTCATCTTTGCTTTATTGGTTGTCATTGCTGGCTTTGAAAGAAGGTGTGATATGGTCACATGGTAGGAATGGTGGTTACATCGTTCTGggaaattttgtatacacC TATGTTGTAGTGACAGTTTGTGCGAAAGCAGGATTAATCATGAACTCATGGACGTGGGTTACTCATTTAGCAACGTGGGGATCTATTTTACtttggtttttatttatttttatatacag taACTTTTGGCCTACATTAAATGTGGGAGCTGTAATGCTAGGCAATGATAGAATGTTGTTTTCCTCGCCTGTATTTTGGCTGGGTTTGGTACTTATACCGTTAGCAGTATTGCTACTGGATGTCACTGTTAAGGC TGTGAAAAATACAGTTTGGAAATCGGTGATTACGGCAGCTAGAGAAAACGAGATCAGGAAATCAGACCCTGGGGAAATATTCAACAGCCATGATTATAGAAGCTC GAGGTCGAAGTCATATTGGAAGAGGCGATGGTTAATTTGGTGTTGGACTTCGGTCTGGTCGCCGcgaagacgaaataaaatcagaTTCTTCCCATTTGTGATCGCGGCGCGTGATTTGTGGTTCACCCATCATACTGTGCACGTCTCGTCTGCACCATTCCGACTTCCATGA